Below is a window of Mesomycoplasma bovoculi M165/69 DNA.
AAGTTAAGAATAATTTGGCCTGCCATCGCTCCTAAAATTTGCATTGGAATGTAAGCTAAAATTTTGGCATCTTTATTTGAAATTGCAGCATAAATAGATACTGCTGGATTTAGATGTCCAGAACCACCTAAAGCTTGACTAATAATCACACCAACTAAAACACCAAAGCCTCAACCCATTGCAACAACAACTCATTTTCCAGGTTGATTTGCAAACATTTTTGTGCCAGAAACACTATAAACAACACCATTACCAAGTAAAATTAAAAATAGTGTTCCTAAAAATTCTGATAATAATTGTGAATCAAAAAGTTCCATAATTTTCCTTTTATTCTATATCTTTAGTTCAATTTAAGGTTTTTTTAACAGCTGTATTTCAACCTTTTAATAAACGATCGATAGTTGGTTCATCAAATTCAGGTTCAAAAATTCTATCTGGTTTTACCATTTGTTTAATTTGATCAATAGATGACCAAAATCCAACAGCTAAACCTGCAAGATAAGAAACACCTAGTGCTGTAGTTTCAATGTTAGCTGGTCTTTCAACTTTTAAATTTGAAATTGAAGATTGAAATTGCATCAAATAATTTGAATTAGAAGCACCACCATCAACTTTAAGCAAAATAATAGGTTTTTGAAGATCTTTTTCCATTGCTTTAATTAGATCATTTGATTGATAAGCTATTGAATCTAGTGTTGCTTTAATGATATGTTCACGCTTTGTTCCTCGTTCTAAACCAAAAATAGCTCCTCTAGAATATGAATCTCAATATGGTGCTCCTAACCCCGTAAAAGAAGGCACTACATAAACTCTTTGATCATCTTGAACAAGTGAAGTGAAAAAATCAGATTCAGCTGAATTATATAAAATTCGAAGTGAATCCCGAAGTCACTGAATTGCAGCTCCAGCTATAAAAACTGAGCCTTCAAGCGCATAAATGGTTGGTTGATTTTCAAGTTTTCAAGCTATTGTAGTCAATAATTTATTGCTACTTTTTATAGCAGTGGTACCTGTATTGACTAAAGTAAAACAACCTGTTCCATAAGTATTTTTAACCATACCTACTTCTGTACAAAGTTGTCCAAAAAGCGCAGATTGTTGGTCTCCGGCAATTCCTGTAATTGGCACTAAATCTTTGTCCTTATTAGACCAATGATGCGACTCTACGAATCCAAAGTGAGTTGATGAATCTTTAACTTCAGGCAATATTTCTCTAGGAATTTCAAGCAAATCAAGAATTTCTTGATCTCACTCTAATGTATGAATATTAAACAAAAGTGTTCTAGAAGCATTTGAAACATCTGTTGCATGAACCTTACCATCTGTGAGTTTTCACATTAATCAAGTATCGATGGTACCAGCGAGCAATTTACCGTCTTTAAGTTTAGTTTTAGCTTCTTCAATATTTTGCAAGATTCAACGAATTTTAGTTCCACTAAAATAAGGATTAATTATTAATCCTGTTTTTTCACTAAATTTATCAGCCAGTCCTTTAGCAACAAGTTCATCACAATAATCACTTGTTCTTCGATCTTGCCAAACAATTGCATTATAAACTGGTAATCCGGTTTCTTTATCTCACAAAACTATAGTTTCACGTTGATTTGTGATTCCAAGTGCAGCAATTTCTTTTGAACTAATTTTTGCTTTATTTGTTGCACTTTGCATTGTTGAGACTTGTGTGTTTCAAATTTCAAGAGGATCATGCTCTACTCAACCTGATTTTGGAAAATATTGAGTAAATTCAGTTTGTGATATAGCTCTAATTTGACCTTGGTGGTCAACAACTAATGTTCGACATGAAGTTGTGCCTGAATCTAAAGTTACAATAAATTTATTGTTCATATCCAAATCCTTTATTAAATGTTTTGATTTAAAAACTTAATTTAAGGGTAATAGTGTATAATTTTACACTAATATGAAGAAAAAAAAATGAGTTGTTACATCAGTGTTAACTATACCTATTATTGCAATGATTTCTTGTGAAACTCCCAATGAAATTCAAAAAGATTTAGATCCTGAATTACCACAATTGCCTCAATTAGTTCTTAGACCTGAAGAACCTAGCAAACCTGAGAAACCAAAATCAACAACTCCAAAAGAATCTTTACCCACAACACCTCCTGCAACTCTAAAACCTGAAGAACCGAAAAAAATAGATCCTATTAAAACACAACCTTCTAATGATAAACCTATTTTAGATGAATCTAAAAAACCTAAAGATCCAAATGATTCTTTAAACAAACAAGACTCAAACCCTAAATCAACAATACCTTCTGATAAGCCAGAAGAACCAAAAATTGAAAGAAATTTTCCAAATCAACCAAACAATAAAGCAAATTCTGGAGAAACAAGCCTTCCACAAAAAAAAGATTCAGGACAAGAAAATCAAGAATCTAGAGAAAAATTAAAAAAAGTTTTAGAATCTATTCCGACTGGTTTGGTTATTGCAAAGGATAAAGTTAATCAATTTGTAAATCCAAATTCTATTTTATATAAATTTCAACATGACTATTCTTCAACATTTAGTTATCAAACATTTGTAGAACCTTTATCTATAGATGACAATGAATATAAAATTAATTTTGATTTTTCAAAATCTACAAGCACAAGTTCTGAAATTCAAAATGTTGAACTAAAATTAACAGATTTAAAAACTAACTATTCAGAGAAAAAAAATGTAAATTTATTACTAACCAAAAATAGTGGTGAATCTAATTTCATTATAAAAAAGAAAGAATTGCCAACATCTTTTAAGCAAGTATTCCCCTCTTTTTTAGCATTTGCTTTGTTAAATAGCAATAAAACGATTGATGATTCCATTTTTTCAAACCCTGAAGAAGTAATTGAAGGTTTAGGGTTTGGTGTCGGTTTGATTGACTCATTATTGGAAATAGAAAATAAAAACAACCATCATTACACAATACAACCTATTAAAGCAATTGCAAATGATGATCAAGGTACTTTGACATTGACTGTTGAAGCAAAAAACAGAGATGAACACTACCAAGGAACTTTAGAAGATTCAAAAGAACACACATTTGTATTTGAAAATTTAGCTAAAAATAGTGATGATTTAGTTGAATTTACTATCGATAATATAAGACTTACAAGTGAAGCCAAAAGTGACCAAACAATTAAATCTCAAATAAATAGAAACTCTAATCAACCAACATTTGCATTACAAAGTAAATTAAAAAAATTAGTAAAAAAATATTTGCAAGTTCACATCAAATCTAATCAAAATATTACAAATTATAAAAAGGCTTTGTTTGATGTTCAAAAACATCTCAAAGATTCCAATCACATATTATTTCCACAAATTATCTTTTCTAACTCATTTAATAATGGGCAAAATAATGATGGAATCAAATTTAAATGAGATGGTAATAAAAAAATTACTTATACTTGAAATTTAGATTATCAGTATTTAGATTATAATCAACCTATAACTGAAAATAGTGGAATATTTCCAGAATCACAACATCACACCAAAATACTCACTGGCACAATTGATTTTAACTAAAATTATTTTTTATGAAACTCAAACTATTATTTGCCATTCCTTCTTCTTTATTATTCATTAGTTGTGCTCAAAATGATCCCAAAATTGAAAATAAAAAACCTTTTCAACTTGATTTGAATAAAATAAAATCTTTAACCTTACAAGATTATGCAAACTCCATTCCCAATAATTTAAATTTGCCTTATTATTTAAATAACAAACCATTAAAAGATGTTTTAAAAACTTTTAAAGAAATTTTAATTTTTAATCAACCACTAAATTTCATTGAATTTCCTTATAATCTATCCTCTAATTTTGTTTTAAACTTTGATTTTAAAAAAGCAGTTATAGAAAATAATAAAATTCAAAATGTAATTTTGAATATTTTTGATAATAAAAATAGAAAGTCAAAAATATCCAAAATAGTGAGTTTAAAATATAACACTACTAATGACTTTGGCATAAAACCCAAAAAACTAAATAACAACTTTCTATCTTTATATCCTACTTTTATTGCATTTAATTTAAAAGATTTAAATGTTAAAGATTTTTTTGAAGTTCCAAACTACAAGGAAAATAAAGACATTAGCTTTCAAATTACCAATTCATTTGCAGATGATTATAGCGGAACACTTAAACTAGAAATTCAAATTTTAAATAAAAATAAAATTTTAGATTCTAAACAATTTTTATTTTCTGGTTTTCAAAAAATTAGTGAACAAATCCCTTTTGAAGTCGAAATTAACACTAAAAAATTATTAACAGAAATTCCTTTAACCAATTTAACAAATATTAATAAATACTATAAAGATAAAATTTTTAATTTTATAAAAAATAACTTAATTTTTAAATCTAAAAATACTAATTGAGCTACAAAAATAAAGGATTCAGAAATTTTAGTGTCAAATTTATTATCTAAAAATCAAAATTATTTTTTGTTAAATAATTTAGTGTTTTTAGATTTAAAAAATTTAAATAATGAATTATTTTTTGATGCAAAAATAATTGGTAATCAATTGGAAATTACTTACAATATTTTTTATGCTTTTGCCAATCCATATGCAAGTTTTAAAAATATATTAAATTCATCTTTTGTTGGAATATACAACAATTTTGAAATTAAAAAAACAATTCCACTTAAAAATAATTAAAAAGCAATATAAATTTGCTAAAATAATATATTAAGTAAACAGGGGTGCCTTTAACTAGGCTGAGAAATACTCTTAAAAGTTGAACTAGTTAGTACTAGCGTAACGAGTTTATTTTTTATATATTCCTTTGTTTACATACATCAACACTCTAAGGATTGTATGAAAACAAAATTTTATTTAAATATTAAAAAACGAATACATAAGTTTTTAATTTGTGGTGGATTTTTGTCTTTTTTAACTTTAGTTAGTTGTTCAACTAATAGCACATCTGACTCATTTGCTTGGGATACAAAAGTAAATATCGGAGCAGATTCTTCTTGAACACGTTCTAAAGACCCTTCAGACAAGAGAATTTCTACTTTTTTATCTAATCTTTCGAATGAATTTAATAAACTAAAAAATCAAAATCCACAAACTAAAAATTTAGCAGATGTAACTTTTGAATTTCAAGATATTAGTGATAGTAGAACTGCAATCACACAATTATTGGCTGCAGATAATTCTAAGCGATCTATTGATTTTGCTTTTGCAGATGCAACATCAACAATTGAAATTGATAAACAAAATCGATTACAAAATGCTTTACAAACTACAACTTGAGCCTTTGCAAATGATTTGGAACCAAAAAGTTACTCAGATGGTTCTAGCAATGATTATTTAGTAAAACAAGCACAAGAGTTATCTAATTTATTTAATCAAACACCTTTTAATCAATGACAAAATACAAAAAACGGACCACAAAAATGAGATGGTGTTGCTTATAGATTTTTGTATGACAAAAATAAAACGCAAGTTCCTTTTTATAGAGGTATGATTATGATTGCAGGTGATTCAAAAACTTTAAAAGCAATTAAAAAATATTGGAATAATCGCGATTTTGAACAATGAGTAAAATTCGGAATTATTCATGGAAAAGAATCTTCTGGCGGAAGATGAAAATTAGAAGCTAACTTAATTCAGCAACATTTTGCTAATTATTTCAAGAACAAACAAAAAACTCTCAGTGAAGAAAAAATAAAAAAACCACAATACTTTTTACAAGAATCGCCCCAATCTATATCAATAGGACAAGATCAAAAATTTAAAATTGCTTTTGATGATGAAGCAAGTTTTGCTTGAACACCAAATGAAGGAGATGACTCTCGTTTTACACCTAAAAATCCTAATGAAAAAATTGAAATTTTAACATTGACAAACCCACTACCATATGATATAGGTAGTTTTCGTGGTGATTTTAATAAACTTCAAAGAGATTTAATATCTCAAGCTTTAATTAATTTGTCTTTGAATAATAAAGACACTTTTGGTGAAAGTATTGGATATAATGGTTATCAAAAAATTTCTGATTCATCTATATTTCGTAATATGTTTAAAAATTCACTGGAGGAAAATTAATGAATTTTATAGAGTTTAATAATTTGACCATTGGGTATTCTGGGTCTGAAAAAATTGTGTTAAATAATATAAATTTTTCTGTTTCCAATTCTAAACCAATTTTTGTTGTTGGTGGAAGTGGTCAAGGAAAAACATCCTTTTTTTTGTCTATTTTACAAAATATGGATGTTAAAAATGGACATATTATTTTCAATAAGCAAAACATTACTAACCTGGATAGTAAAAAAAAGAAAATATTTACAAAAAAAATAGGTTTTTTATCACAATTTGGAAATTCTATTGAATTTCAAAATGTTTATACCAATGTTGTTAAACATTTACCAAAGTTTAAAAATTGATTTTATAGTTTATTTAACATTGCTACTCAAAACCAAAAACAACAAATTTATAGCATTTTAAAACAATTAGGATTAGAACAACAAATTTTTGCCATTTACAAAAATTTGTCTGGTGGACAACAACAAAGAGTTGAAATCGCAAAATTAATGCTTACAAAACCGTCAATTATTTTAGCAGATGAACCAACAAAAGGTTTAGATCAGTTAACTTCACAAAAAATTTTTAATTTAATTTTAACACTGGCAAAACAAAGTGAATCTATAGTTTTTATTGCATCCCATAATGCTGATATTATAAAAAAATATGATGGTTATTTTTTGGTAATTCACAATAAAAAAGCTATTTTATTCAATTCTTTTGATGAAATAAGTCCAGAACTAAAAGAAACATTTTTAATTTAAGATGAATAGTAATTTTTTCAAACTGAATAAAACAAAAAAAATAATTTTATTTTTTATCATTTCTGCAATGATAATTGTATCTTTTTATACAATTTTTTCACCTATTAATGCAAAAGGTTGATTTTTAGTTTCTACAAATATTTCTGATTTTTTTATTTTCAGTAACCACCATCCTAGTTATCCAAATTTTTCACTTTGAAGTTTTAGTTTTAACTTATTGTGGCTTACAATAAAATATACAATTTTGGGAACATTAATAGGTTCTTTTTTTGCTTTTTGAACCTCACT
It encodes the following:
- the glpK gene encoding glycerol kinase GlpK, whose product is MNNKFIVTLDSGTTSCRTLVVDHQGQIRAISQTEFTQYFPKSGWVEHDPLEIWNTQVSTMQSATNKAKISSKEIAALGITNQRETIVLWDKETGLPVYNAIVWQDRRTSDYCDELVAKGLADKFSEKTGLIINPYFSGTKIRWILQNIEEAKTKLKDGKLLAGTIDTWLMWKLTDGKVHATDVSNASRTLLFNIHTLEWDQEILDLLEIPREILPEVKDSSTHFGFVESHHWSNKDKDLVPITGIAGDQQSALFGQLCTEVGMVKNTYGTGCFTLVNTGTTAIKSSNKLLTTIAWKLENQPTIYALEGSVFIAGAAIQWLRDSLRILYNSAESDFFTSLVQDDQRVYVVPSFTGLGAPYWDSYSRGAIFGLERGTKREHIIKATLDSIAYQSNDLIKAMEKDLQKPIILLKVDGGASNSNYLMQFQSSISNLKVERPANIETTALGVSYLAGLAVGFWSSIDQIKQMVKPDRIFEPEFDEPTIDRLLKGWNTAVKKTLNWTKDIE
- a CDS encoding LppA-related lipoprotein yields the protein MKKKKWVVTSVLTIPIIAMISCETPNEIQKDLDPELPQLPQLVLRPEEPSKPEKPKSTTPKESLPTTPPATLKPEEPKKIDPIKTQPSNDKPILDESKKPKDPNDSLNKQDSNPKSTIPSDKPEEPKIERNFPNQPNNKANSGETSLPQKKDSGQENQESREKLKKVLESIPTGLVIAKDKVNQFVNPNSILYKFQHDYSSTFSYQTFVEPLSIDDNEYKINFDFSKSTSTSSEIQNVELKLTDLKTNYSEKKNVNLLLTKNSGESNFIIKKKELPTSFKQVFPSFLAFALLNSNKTIDDSIFSNPEEVIEGLGFGVGLIDSLLEIENKNNHHYTIQPIKAIANDDQGTLTLTVEAKNRDEHYQGTLEDSKEHTFVFENLAKNSDDLVEFTIDNIRLTSEAKSDQTIKSQINRNSNQPTFALQSKLKKLVKKYLQVHIKSNQNITNYKKALFDVQKHLKDSNHILFPQIIFSNSFNNGQNNDGIKFKWDGNKKITYTWNLDYQYLDYNQPITENSGIFPESQHHTKILTGTIDFN
- the cypl gene encoding ABC transporter thiamine pyrophosphate-binding lipoprotein p37/Cypl — protein: MKTKFYLNIKKRIHKFLICGGFLSFLTLVSCSTNSTSDSFAWDTKVNIGADSSWTRSKDPSDKRISTFLSNLSNEFNKLKNQNPQTKNLADVTFEFQDISDSRTAITQLLAADNSKRSIDFAFADATSTIEIDKQNRLQNALQTTTWAFANDLEPKSYSDGSSNDYLVKQAQELSNLFNQTPFNQWQNTKNGPQKWDGVAYRFLYDKNKTQVPFYRGMIMIAGDSKTLKAIKKYWNNRDFEQWVKFGIIHGKESSGGRWKLEANLIQQHFANYFKNKQKTLSEEKIKKPQYFLQESPQSISIGQDQKFKIAFDDEASFAWTPNEGDDSRFTPKNPNEKIEILTLTNPLPYDIGSFRGDFNKLQRDLISQALINLSLNNKDTFGESIGYNGYQKISDSSIFRNMFKNSLEEN
- a CDS encoding ATP-binding cassette domain-containing protein codes for the protein MNFIEFNNLTIGYSGSEKIVLNNINFSVSNSKPIFVVGGSGQGKTSFFLSILQNMDVKNGHIIFNKQNITNLDSKKKKIFTKKIGFLSQFGNSIEFQNVYTNVVKHLPKFKNWFYSLFNIATQNQKQQIYSILKQLGLEQQIFAIYKNLSGGQQQRVEIAKLMLTKPSIILADEPTKGLDQLTSQKIFNLILTLAKQSESIVFIASHNADIIKKYDGYFLVIHNKKAILFNSFDEISPELKETFLI